The Deltaproteobacteria bacterium genome window below encodes:
- a CDS encoding creatininase family protein, which yields MKKVLWETLRRSEFERAVKEDAIVIIPVASIEQHGNHLPVNTDTNCCFTIAQRAAQAIDEFPVLVLPPIWTGYSPHHMPHPGSITLKYHTFVELLTQVAVSVHAHGFKKILFLNGHAGNSPVIAAMRTKLAAEEGFSSLGYNYWDLPSVAEEIKKVSVSDKGFIGHSGEIETSLQLYLQPELVLMDVATWVPGVWGDPSTGNPEKGERIIQAAVHALVRILRDYQSGVIEDRLKWRKEIY from the coding sequence ATGAAGAAAGTTTTGTGGGAAACCCTCCGGCGATCCGAATTTGAGCGGGCGGTCAAGGAAGATGCGATCGTCATTATTCCGGTCGCCTCCATCGAGCAGCATGGGAATCACCTGCCTGTTAACACCGATACCAATTGCTGTTTTACCATTGCCCAACGGGCAGCCCAGGCCATCGATGAGTTCCCGGTGTTGGTATTACCTCCGATCTGGACAGGATACTCTCCTCATCACATGCCCCACCCGGGCAGCATTACGCTCAAATACCATACCTTCGTGGAACTTCTTACCCAGGTGGCGGTGAGCGTTCATGCCCATGGATTTAAGAAGATACTCTTCCTAAACGGTCATGCGGGGAACTCCCCTGTAATCGCTGCCATGCGCACCAAATTGGCTGCCGAAGAAGGGTTTTCTTCCTTAGGATACAATTATTGGGATTTGCCGTCCGTGGCGGAAGAAATAAAAAAAGTCAGCGTTTCTGACAAAGGTTTCATCGGGCATTCCGGGGAAATTGAAACTTCACTCCAACTTTATCTGCAGCCGGAACTGGTGCTTATGGATGTGGCCACTTGGGTTCCGGGCGTTTGGGGTGATCCGTCCACGGGGAATCCGGAGAAAGGGGAGCGAATTATCCAGGCTGCGGTCCATGCTCTGGTAAGGATCCTTCGCGATTATCAAAGCGGTGTTATTGAGGATCGGCTGAAATGGCGTAAAGAAATTTATTAA
- a CDS encoding aspartate aminotransferase family protein, giving the protein MVEKDYIKEYVERTPGSKRLFARAQKVMPGGVSHRFRFIPPYPFFVKRVDGSKIWDVDGHEYVDLWMGHFALILGHKPATVQEALKEVLEVGTHWGIVHEYEVQFAELIQQTVPCAEKIIFGVSGTEATMHAVRLARGFTKKRMILKVAGGWHGANNELIWAIRGPYEKPESMGVLPEIAQYTQPIMFNDLESTLKTIHRLKEDLAAVIIEPIVGSGGLIPVDKEYLEMLRQETSKLGALLILDEIITGYRIALGGAQEVYGIKPDMVTMGKVCGGGANLGVIAGRGDIFSLCDATIKRPKGESVMVGGGTFSCSPLSMIMGYKVVGYLKKHAQEVYPRISQLGQKLREGMAEAFIKNGIVAKTTGMGSLCGLYFPYDPKTIVKSPNQMDQLTDLEKVDYEFRVRMINHGVFVMHGGGAVSFAHTAEDIERVIKATEEVAREMKNVVP; this is encoded by the coding sequence ATGGTGGAAAAAGATTACATAAAGGAATATGTGGAGCGAACTCCTGGATCAAAGAGACTTTTTGCCAGAGCCCAAAAAGTTATGCCGGGAGGTGTCAGCCATCGATTTCGTTTCATTCCCCCGTATCCTTTTTTTGTTAAAAGGGTAGATGGATCCAAAATATGGGATGTAGATGGCCACGAATATGTGGACTTGTGGATGGGGCACTTTGCCCTGATTTTGGGCCATAAGCCAGCGACTGTTCAAGAAGCTTTAAAAGAGGTCCTTGAGGTAGGGACCCATTGGGGGATCGTACACGAGTATGAAGTTCAGTTCGCTGAGCTCATTCAACAGACGGTTCCGTGTGCGGAAAAGATCATCTTCGGGGTTTCGGGCACAGAGGCCACCATGCATGCAGTGCGTCTGGCCAGGGGATTCACCAAGAAACGGATGATTCTTAAAGTAGCGGGTGGATGGCATGGAGCCAACAATGAACTTATTTGGGCGATTCGCGGCCCATATGAAAAACCAGAAAGTATGGGGGTTTTGCCGGAAATCGCTCAATACACCCAACCTATTATGTTCAATGACCTGGAATCAACCTTGAAGACGATTCACCGGTTGAAGGAAGATTTGGCCGCCGTCATCATTGAGCCAATTGTGGGCTCGGGAGGCTTGATCCCTGTGGACAAAGAATATCTGGAAATGTTAAGGCAAGAAACCAGCAAATTAGGAGCATTGCTTATCCTGGATGAGATCATTACGGGATATCGGATCGCTCTGGGCGGCGCCCAGGAAGTTTACGGGATTAAACCCGATATGGTAACGATGGGAAAGGTTTGCGGGGGTGGGGCCAACCTCGGAGTCATTGCTGGAAGAGGAGATATATTTTCTCTGTGCGATGCCACCATCAAACGACCCAAAGGAGAAAGTGTTATGGTGGGCGGGGGGACCTTTTCCTGCTCCCCTCTTTCTATGATTATGGGGTATAAAGTTGTCGGATACCTCAAAAAACATGCGCAAGAGGTCTATCCGAGAATCAGCCAACTCGGCCAGAAATTAAGAGAGGGAATGGCCGAGGCCTTTATCAAAAACGGGATCGTAGCTAAGACCACCGGTATGGGTTCCTTATGTGGCCTTTATTTTCCTTACGACCCTAAAACCATAGTTAAGAGCCCAAATCAGATGGATCAACTTACCGATTTGGAGAAAGTCGATTATGAGTTTCGAGTCCGCATGATTAACCATGGGGTTTTTGTAATGCATGGAGGGGGCGCTGTATCCTTCGCTCATACCGCAGAAGACATTGAAAGGGTCATTAAAGCCACCGAAGAAGTGGCGCGGGAGATGAAAAACGTTGTCCCATGA
- a CDS encoding Slp family lipoprotein, translating to MKKRVWFIMSVVALLSACAPVISKQGLRELDPEITFQKLLKDPDRYKEKVALLGGQIVSTTVKEGETWVEVLQKPLNSQQKPEDTDVSYGRFLVHFMDFRDPAIYSGERKITVLGEVQGKKVMPLKEMDYTYPVLIPRESHLWKPETSSGPFFHFGIGVGGVFR from the coding sequence ATGAAAAAGCGGGTTTGGTTCATCATGAGTGTGGTTGCGCTGCTTTCTGCTTGTGCACCCGTTATCTCCAAACAAGGACTAAGAGAATTGGACCCTGAGATCACCTTCCAGAAATTACTCAAAGACCCAGATCGGTACAAAGAGAAGGTAGCCCTTTTGGGTGGACAAATTGTTTCCACCACGGTAAAGGAAGGCGAAACATGGGTTGAGGTCCTGCAAAAGCCTTTAAACTCGCAACAAAAGCCGGAAGACACGGATGTGTCCTACGGACGTTTTCTCGTCCACTTTATGGACTTTCGAGACCCAGCTATCTATTCGGGAGAGCGGAAAATTACGGTTCTGGGAGAGGTGCAAGGGAAAAAAGTGATGCCTTTAAAGGAGATGGATTACACTTACCCAGTGCTGATTCCGCGGGAATCCCACCTTTGGAAACCCGAGACCAGCAGCGGACCGTTCTTCCACTTCGGTATTGGTGTGGGAGGGGTGTTCAGATGA
- the bla gene encoding class A beta-lactamase codes for MNPILKIILLFFLLSLSTACLAQTPVKVGPSLITDIPLQRLEREITRAAQSAGGTVGVSAIHIESGRRIAFNASKRFPMASTYKVPIAVQLLTRVDQGKITLDQMVELKPNDLHPGGGVLTTLFNKAGVVLSVRNLLELMLLISDNSATDLLLRLAGGPEAVTARMRALGIRDMEIHRPTINLIADAEGYNLPPETEWKPELFKKLYEATTPESRKAAAAKFEADSRDTTTPETMAVLLERIYRGDLLKRESGALLLDIMERCRTGEARLKGILPAETTVAHKTGTIGGITNDVGIITLPDDAGHIVIAVFVKSSEKGIPERERAIAQIARAVYDFFLFQPSTTPLVK; via the coding sequence ATGAACCCAATCCTGAAAATCATCCTTTTGTTTTTCCTCCTTTCCCTTTCTACGGCTTGCTTGGCTCAAACACCTGTTAAAGTCGGTCCAAGCCTCATTACGGACATTCCACTCCAGCGACTCGAACGTGAGATCACCCGGGCAGCGCAATCAGCAGGGGGAACGGTTGGGGTTAGCGCCATTCACATCGAATCCGGTCGGCGAATAGCATTCAATGCCAGTAAACGCTTTCCGATGGCCAGCACGTACAAGGTTCCCATTGCCGTTCAGCTTCTTACCCGAGTCGATCAAGGAAAGATCACGCTTGATCAGATGGTTGAGCTGAAACCCAATGATCTCCATCCCGGGGGCGGAGTCCTGACAACTCTATTCAATAAAGCCGGAGTGGTGCTTTCAGTCCGGAATCTTCTCGAACTGATGCTGCTTATTAGCGATAATAGCGCCACCGATCTGCTGTTACGCCTGGCCGGTGGCCCAGAAGCGGTCACGGCCCGCATGAGGGCTTTAGGCATCCGGGATATGGAGATTCATCGGCCTACGATAAATTTAATTGCTGACGCGGAGGGCTACAACTTACCACCAGAAACTGAATGGAAGCCGGAACTCTTTAAAAAACTCTATGAGGCGACGACACCCGAGTCCAGGAAAGCGGCAGCCGCGAAGTTTGAAGCGGATTCCCGCGATACCACAACGCCTGAGACCATGGCGGTATTGTTGGAACGGATTTACCGCGGGGATCTCCTGAAACGGGAAAGTGGAGCATTGCTCCTCGATATTATGGAGCGGTGTCGAACAGGGGAGGCCCGGCTCAAAGGCATCCTGCCCGCCGAAACCACCGTTGCGCACAAGACGGGTACGATTGGTGGAATAACCAATGACGTGGGGATTATTACGCTCCCAGATGATGCTGGACACATCGTTATTGCCGTCTTCGTGAAGTCCTCGGAAAAAGGGATTCCAGAACGAGAACGGGCGATTGCTCAGATTGCCCGGGCGGTGTATGACTTTTTCCTCTTCCAGCCATCAACGACGCCATTGGTTAAATAA
- a CDS encoding methyltransferase: MINVSPQTILSLTRNFMESRILLTGAELDLFTLLGPAPLSAQEVAGRIHADLRPLTILLDALAAMGLLIKRKETYQSSPSVFLCLAADSPDSVLPMVLHMADLWRRWSHLTSVVQGVSPSEKPVALSQDAEQLQAFIGAMHVIASPLAPRVVAAVLPGLAKALLDVGGGSGTYTLAFLQAVPAMKATLFDRPAVIEMARQRLSHAGVLGRVTLVAGDFYRDELPAGHDLAFISAIIHQNSPEQNLDLFAKVFQSLNPGGRVVIRDHVMAEDRTRPRDGAIFAVNMLLGTTGGNTFTFEEIKAGLKKAGFVHIRLFQEGEHMDALVEAFKP; encoded by the coding sequence ATGATTAATGTCAGTCCACAGACGATCTTAAGTTTGACCAGGAACTTTATGGAAAGCCGCATTTTGCTCACCGGCGCTGAGCTTGACCTTTTCACCCTTTTGGGTCCGGCTCCATTATCCGCTCAGGAAGTCGCCGGCAGAATTCACGCAGACCTTCGGCCCTTGACCATCCTCCTCGATGCGCTGGCGGCCATGGGTCTTCTGATCAAGCGGAAAGAAACCTACCAATCCTCCCCTTCCGTTTTCCTTTGCCTTGCGGCGGACTCTCCCGATTCCGTTCTGCCCATGGTTCTTCATATGGCCGACCTCTGGCGAAGATGGTCTCACCTGACTAGCGTCGTTCAAGGCGTGAGCCCTTCCGAGAAACCGGTGGCACTTTCTCAAGATGCTGAGCAACTTCAGGCCTTCATCGGGGCCATGCACGTGATTGCCTCCCCCTTGGCTCCGCGGGTCGTGGCCGCGGTCCTTCCCGGTTTAGCGAAGGCTCTGTTGGATGTGGGCGGAGGCTCGGGGACTTACACCTTGGCTTTCCTGCAGGCTGTTCCAGCAATGAAAGCCACTCTTTTTGACCGGCCTGCGGTCATTGAGATGGCCCGGCAACGTCTAAGCCACGCGGGGGTTCTAGGCCGGGTTACTCTGGTCGCCGGAGACTTTTACCGTGACGAACTACCTGCAGGTCATGACCTGGCTTTCATCTCGGCCATCATTCATCAAAACAGTCCGGAACAAAATCTTGACCTGTTTGCCAAGGTGTTTCAGTCTCTAAATCCAGGGGGCCGGGTGGTAATTCGGGATCACGTCATGGCCGAGGACCGGACCCGCCCGAGAGATGGGGCCATTTTCGCCGTGAATATGCTTCTGGGTACGACCGGCGGTAACACTTTTACTTTCGAGGAAATAAAAGCCGGCCTGAAAAAGGCAGGGTTCGTCCATATCCGGCTCTTCCAGGAGGGGGAGCATATGGATGCCCTGGTTGAAGCTTTTAAGCCATAA
- a CDS encoding Slp family lipoprotein: protein MKGWFLLISLAAGLIISCAPISKEIMHQVDKTLTFRDIQKDPDSYTGKTVLWGGVIVETSNRQQETLIKVRQTELDYQQRPTNLDRSLGRFLIRQAGFLDPAIYKEGREITVAGEVTGKEVLPLGISQYVYPVLGAKEIHLWERRPEYRPIYPPWYYDPYYFWWHHHPYWRHPYGW from the coding sequence ATGAAGGGGTGGTTTCTTTTAATCTCTCTGGCGGCAGGGCTGATCATTTCTTGTGCTCCTATCTCTAAAGAGATTATGCACCAGGTGGACAAGACCCTAACCTTCCGGGATATCCAAAAAGACCCGGATTCTTACACGGGAAAGACCGTTTTATGGGGGGGAGTGATTGTCGAGACTTCCAACAGGCAGCAGGAAACGCTGATTAAGGTCCGGCAGACAGAATTGGACTATCAGCAAAGGCCAACCAATCTGGATCGTTCACTCGGACGCTTTTTGATCCGGCAGGCCGGCTTTCTCGATCCCGCTATTTACAAGGAAGGGCGTGAGATAACCGTTGCCGGGGAAGTGACCGGAAAGGAAGTTTTACCCCTCGGGATTAGCCAATATGTCTACCCGGTTCTTGGGGCCAAAGAGATTCACCTGTGGGAGCGGCGCCCAGAGTACCGGCCGATTTATCCCCCTTGGTACTACGACCCCTATTATTTTTGGTGGCACCACCATCCTTACTGGCGGCATCCTTATGGGTGGTAA